One Candidatus Saccharimonadales bacterium genomic window carries:
- a CDS encoding AAA family ATPase, whose protein sequence is MTIIAIANQKGGVGKTTTAINLAAYLAELGQKVILIDLDPQANSTSGLGIDAGKLSSSVYDALFDESQTEGAVIETIHGGFLLLPASTDLAAAEVDLVKELSREHKLKNLIAKLSADYIIIDCPPSLGLLTVNALTAADHVLIPVQAEYFALEGVSHLLDTISRVKQALNTQLEILGVLLTMYDSRTALAKGVHAEVKKHFGDKAFDTVIPRNVRLAEAPSYGQPIKHYDRWSKGARSYKQLAKEVHKRSRSKDASK, encoded by the coding sequence ATGACGATTATCGCGATTGCCAACCAAAAAGGCGGGGTGGGAAAGACCACGACTGCTATAAACCTGGCAGCTTACTTGGCTGAACTCGGGCAAAAGGTCATTTTGATCGACCTTGATCCGCAAGCTAACAGCACTAGCGGTTTGGGCATTGACGCCGGAAAGCTCTCTTCATCCGTTTATGACGCTCTGTTTGACGAATCACAAACCGAAGGAGCGGTCATTGAGACAATTCACGGCGGGTTTTTGTTGCTACCGGCTAGTACCGATTTGGCGGCAGCCGAAGTCGACTTGGTTAAAGAACTATCACGGGAGCACAAACTGAAGAACCTGATTGCCAAATTAAGCGCGGATTACATAATTATTGATTGTCCGCCGAGTCTAGGACTACTAACAGTCAACGCTCTGACTGCAGCCGACCACGTCTTGATACCGGTGCAGGCCGAATATTTTGCTCTGGAAGGCGTAAGCCATCTTCTTGATACCATCTCCCGGGTGAAGCAAGCGCTCAATACTCAGCTGGAGATACTAGGTGTACTGCTGACTATGTACGATAGTCGAACGGCGCTGGCTAAGGGTGTCCACGCCGAAGTCAAAAAACACTTTGGTGACAAGGCATTTGATACAGTCATACCAAGAAACGTACGATTAGCAGAAGCGCCGAGCTACGGCCAGCCAATCAAACACTATGACCGCTGGTCGAAAGGTGCCCGGAGCTACAAACAGCTAGCCAAAGAAGTACATAAACGATCAAGGAGCAAAGATGCCAGTAAATAG
- a CDS encoding ParB/RepB/Spo0J family partition protein — protein MPVNRGLGRGLDSLIPTTIEAEFDPTARQDEAISRTQMLLISIIKADPEQPRRIIKSEQLNELAASIKKHGVLQPIVVRPDGSKYFIIAGERRWRAAALAGLKSIPAIIRSLSGQQKLEVALVENIQREDLTLLETATAIAKLNQQFNQSYKQISTELGKAESTVINIARLLQLPSPAKRALGSGAISEGHARQILALSTEKSKQELLDLIVRHGWSVRRAEQYVVERKKGGGSLNSIVKRSASTNEDTKLLQGKLKTKVYLHKLAKGGRLVIEYKNAQDYNRIIARLKD, from the coding sequence ATGCCAGTAAATAGAGGACTGGGACGAGGTTTAGATTCGCTGATTCCGACTACGATTGAAGCCGAATTTGATCCGACGGCCAGACAAGACGAAGCAATATCCCGAACACAAATGTTACTCATTTCAATTATTAAGGCTGATCCTGAACAACCGCGGCGAATAATAAAATCCGAGCAGCTTAACGAATTAGCTGCCTCGATCAAGAAACACGGAGTGCTGCAACCGATTGTGGTCAGACCAGATGGAAGTAAGTACTTTATTATCGCCGGTGAGCGCCGCTGGCGGGCCGCCGCCCTGGCCGGCCTAAAATCCATACCGGCGATTATCCGGTCGCTTTCAGGCCAACAGAAACTCGAGGTGGCATTGGTTGAAAACATCCAAAGAGAAGACCTGACTCTGCTTGAGACAGCCACTGCGATTGCGAAATTGAACCAACAGTTTAACCAATCGTACAAACAAATCTCGACCGAGCTAGGCAAAGCGGAGAGCACGGTGATAAATATTGCTAGGTTACTTCAATTGCCATCTCCGGCAAAAAGGGCGCTGGGTAGTGGTGCTATCAGTGAAGGTCACGCCCGCCAAATCCTGGCACTAAGCACCGAAAAATCTAAACAAGAGTTATTAGACCTCATTGTGCGACACGGCTGGTCTGTACGACGGGCCGAACAATACGTCGTGGAACGTAAAAAAGGCGGAGGTTCTTTAAACTCTATCGTCAAGCGAAGCGCCTCGACCAACGAAGACACCAAATTATTGCAGGGTAAACTAAAGACGAAGGTTTATTTACATAAACTGGCCAAGGGTGGCCGGCTGGTAATCGAGTATAAAAACGCCCAAGACTACAATCGGATTATTGCCCGCTTGAAAGATTAA
- the lepB gene encoding signal peptidase I, with product MEQRQSEPNVTQNPEPSPSADEPSLHASPPSAAQIDPIGHYQEVPTTPKPQKRLRSTAFKGFWSFGQLIFGAVLLAFVINHVVFQSYEVFGQSMAPTLHEGDRLIISKLGKSWSSLLRRDYLPKRGEIIVFHNPQSADVQLVKRVVGLPGDIIIVRDGQLFVTPPDGSNTFNFDDVYGLDLVGATDKLESLVPAGKVFVVGDNRIPGGSLDSRNDLGTVPLGDIVGDLVLRIYPLGDAGVF from the coding sequence ATGGAACAACGGCAATCAGAACCAAACGTTACTCAGAACCCAGAGCCTAGCCCTTCGGCCGACGAGCCAAGCCTCCACGCTTCCCCCCCCTCGGCGGCCCAGATTGATCCGATCGGCCACTACCAGGAAGTACCGACGACGCCTAAACCACAAAAGAGACTAAGGAGTACGGCGTTTAAGGGATTTTGGTCGTTCGGGCAGTTAATTTTTGGCGCCGTTTTGCTGGCCTTTGTCATTAACCACGTGGTTTTTCAATCATACGAAGTATTTGGCCAGAGTATGGCGCCGACGCTACACGAGGGTGATCGCTTAATTATCTCGAAACTCGGTAAGAGCTGGTCAAGCTTGCTTAGACGTGACTATCTACCTAAACGCGGTGAGATTATTGTCTTCCATAATCCTCAATCGGCCGATGTCCAGCTGGTTAAACGGGTGGTGGGTTTACCCGGAGACATAATTATTGTGCGCGACGGCCAGCTATTCGTCACACCACCAGACGGCAGTAATACTTTTAATTTTGACGATGTTTACGGCCTGGACTTAGTCGGGGCCACCGATAAGCTGGAAAGCTTGGTACCGGCCGGCAAAGTTTTTGTCGTCGGCGATAATCGAATACCCGGCGGATCGCTTGACTCCAGAAATGATCTCGGTACAGTCCCGCTCGGTGATATCGTCGGCGACTTGGTGTTGAGGATCTACCCGTTGGGCGACGCTGGCGTCTTTTAA